From the genome of Lotus japonicus ecotype B-129 chromosome 6, LjGifu_v1.2, one region includes:
- the LOC130724949 gene encoding cation/H(+) antiporter 15-like: MDHVSEIQHEYNKRVKIEGCYETIVSNPNAIWKSDSILTFYLPFFTAQVALMLITTRSAYYILRPLNQPLIVVEILIGFMISPEIIGGTPFYGSSLVPLRAIIPIETMTHFGLVFFVFIAGLDMNLDTILHARKKATSIAVAGIIIPMAMGSGIYYLLQSMYKGSHENLANHNTFKAYLFWTLTYSVTGFPIVSQILTNLKLLYTGLGRVALTAAMITDFYNWVTFALLIPYAMNEKTAIYSVIATIVFVLFCFIILRPYMEKLIIRKTTHNDWDNYQLLFVVMGAYACAFITDILGAHPVVGALVYGIIIPRGKFTEMLINKSEDLGVVYLAPIFYGNCGIRLRFLYTVRTQGVTLVMLTMFLTCIPKILSTLIATQFYGMSILDGVAVGVLMNTKGVLPLIMLNIAWDEQILSAESFSILTVTVLMMTIIVPIIINVIYKPRKLHRQNKLRTIQNLKVDSELRVLACVHNPRQTTGIINILEACNSNKLCPLRVIALQLVEMTGTTTSLLVSHINHHNMQQSGAHNSLTESEQDLETIANVFAAYAEETENTTKVETLAAVSPYSTIHEDIYNVAQEKQATLIILPFHKQSSLEGILEDSNSAIKDINQNVIRDAPCSVGIFVDRGIGSLFKVDLRVLMLFIGGPDDREALAVAWRMSKHQRIHLSVVRILLSGEAAEADSSSSSHVESKGLLSAEVDNEKQKELDDEYVNSFRLKAVNNEDSIKYLEKEVHSANDISEVLNQMDQIGCDLYILGQGTGRNSMVFSNLMKQTDCPELGVIGDMVASNNFGSCSSLLVVQQYGFERIEFETSTQQSSEASANNDGSGELFVKVE, translated from the exons ATGGATCATGTTAGTGAGATTCAACATGAATATAACAAACGAGTAAAAATTGAAGGATGTTACGAGACAATCGTGTCTAATCCCAATGCAATATGGAAAAGTGATAGCATTCTAACATTCTACCTCCCTTTCTTTACAGCCCAAGTTGCTCTCATGTTGATCACCACTCGTTCTGCATACTACATCCTGAGACCCTTGAATCAACCTCTCATTGTTGTTGAGATTTTG ATAGGGTTCATGATAAGCCCGGAGATAATTGGGGGAACACCTTTTTATGGATCATCACTTGTCCCGCTAAGGGCAATAATTCCAATTGAAACCATGACACACTTTGGGCTGGTTTTCTTTGTTTTCATTGCTGGTTTGGACATGAATTTAGACACAATCCTACACGCAAGGAAGAAAGCTACAAGCATTGCTGTTGCAGGCATTATAATTCCAATGGCAATGGGGAGTGGAATATATTATTTGCTTCAAAGCATGTACAAGGGATCTCATGAGAATTTGGCAAATCACAACACATTCAAAGCATATTTGTTTTGGACCTTAACATACAGTGTCACTGGTTTCCCCATCGTTTCTCAAATCCTCACAAACCTCAAGCTCCTCTACACAGGTCTAGGACGAGTGGCCTTAACAGCAGCTATGATCACTGATTTCTACAACTGGGTCACTTTTGCGTTGTTGATTCCATATGCAATGAATGAAAAAACTGCCATCTACTCAGTGATCGCCACCATTGTGTTTGTCCTGTTTTGCTTCATTATCCTTCGCCCTTATATGGAGAAGTTGATCATCCGCAAAACCACTCACAATGATTGGGACAATTATCAGTTGTTGTTTGTGGTCATGGGAGCTTATGCTTGTGCATTCATTACAGATATTTTGGGGGCACACCCTGTTGTTGGGGCTCTTGTTTATGGAATCATCATACCTCGTGGGAAATTCACTGAGATGCTGATAAATAAGTCAGAGGATCTTGGGGTTGTTTATTTGGCTCCAATCTTCTATGGTAACTGTGGCATAAGACTCAGGTTCTTGTATACTGTTAGAACACAAGGTGTCACATTGGTCATGCTAACTATGTTCTTGACATGTATACCAAAGATTTTAAGCACACTAATAGCAACTCAATTTTATGGCATGTCTATTCTTGATGGTGTGGCTGTTGGGGTGCTTATGAACACCAAAGGTGTCCTACCCTTAATAATGCTCAACATAGCTTGGGACGAGCAG ATTTTGAGTGCGGAGTCCTTCTCAATTTTGACAGTAACAGTTCTCATGATGACTATCATTGTGCCAATAATTATCAATGTCATATACAAGCCAAGAAAGCTTCACAGGCAAAACAAATTAAGGACTATACAGAATTTAAAGGTTGATTCAGAACTTCGAGTTTTGGCCTGTGTCCATAACCCTCGCCAAACCACAGGAATCATCAACATCCTCGAGGCGTGTAATTCAAATAAACTTTGTCCACTACGTGTGATTGCTCTTCAACTTGTTGAAATGACAGGAACAACCACATCCCTTTTGGTTTCCCACATCAACCATCATAACATGCAACAAAGTGGAGCACATAATTCCCTTACCGAATCAGAACAAGACTTGGAAACCATCGCAAATGTTTTTGCAGCTTATGCAGAGGAAACTGAGAACACCACCAAGGTGGAGACCCTTGCTGCCGTGTCCCCCTACTCAACAATTCATGAGGACATATATAATGTAGCGCAAGAAAAGCAAGCAACTTTGATTATCCTCCCTTTTCACAAGCAATCAAGCTTAGAGGGTATCCTAGAAGATTCCAACTCTGCAATCAAGGACATAAACCAGAATGTCATAAGAGATGCGCCTTGCTCTGTTGGAATCTTCGTTGATCGCGGAATTGGGTCATTGTTCAAAGTGGATTTGCGTGTGCTCATGCTTTTCATTGGTGGTCCTGATGATCGAGAAGCATTAGCCGTTGCGTGGAGGATGTCAAAGCATCAAAGGATTCATCTCTCTGTTGTGAGGATCCTTTTATCAGGGGAAGCTGCAGAAGCagattcttcatcatcatcgcATGTAGAATCTAAAGGGTTGTTATCTGCAGAAGTGGACAATGAAAAGCAGAAGGAGTTGGATGATGAGTATGTGAATTCATTTAGACTCAAGGCAGTGAACAATGAAGATTCTATAAAATATTTAGAAAAAGAGGTTCATTCTGCTAATGATATTTCAGAGGTACTTAATCAAATGGATCAAATTGGGTGTGATTTGTACATCTTAGGACAAGGGACTGGTAGGAACTCCATGGTCTTTTCAAATTTGATGAAACAGACTGATTGCCCAGAACTTGGAGTTATAGGGGACATGGTGGCATCAAATAACTTTGGTTCATGCTCTTCACTCCTTGTTGTGCAGCAATATGGGTTTGAGAGGATAGAGTTTGAGACTAGCACTCAGCAATCTAGTGAAGCATCTGCAAATAATGATGGTTCTGGGGAACTTTTTGTGAAGGTAGAATAG